Proteins found in one Triticum urartu cultivar G1812 chromosome 4, Tu2.1, whole genome shotgun sequence genomic segment:
- the LOC125553384 gene encoding 63 kDa globulin-like protein has protein sequence MATRARVTIPLLFLLGTSLLFAAAVSASHDEEEDRRGGRSLQQCVQRCQQDRPRYSHARCVQECRDDQQQHGRHEQEEHGRGRGRHGEGEREEEQGRGRGRHGQGEREEEQGRGRGRRGEGERDEEHGDGRRPYVFGPRSFRRIIRSDHGFVKALRPFDEVSRLLRGIRNYRVAIMEVNPRAFVVPGLTDADGVGYVAQGEGVLTVIENGEKRSYTVRQGDVIVAPAGSIMHLANTDGRRKLVIAKILHTISLPGKFQYFSAKPLLASLSKRVLRAALKTSDERLGSLLGSRQGKEEEEKSISIVRASEEQLRELRREASESGQGHHWPLPPFRGDSRDTYNLLEQRPKIANRHGRLYEADARSFHALAQHDVRVAVANITPGSMTAPYLNTQSFKLAVVLEGEGEVEIVCPHLGRDSERREQEHGKGRWGEEEEDDRRQQRRRGSGSGSESESEEQQDQQRYETVRARVSRGSAFVVPPGHPVVEIASSRGSSNLQVVCFEINAERNERVWLAGRNNVIAKLDDPAQELTFGRPAREVQEVFRAKDQQDEGFVAGPEQQEQERGDRRRGDRGRGDDAVGAFLRMATGAL, from the exons ATGGCGACCAGAGCCAGAGTAACCATccctctcctcttcctcctggGCACAAGCCTTCTCTTCGCCGCGGCTGTTTCGGCCTCccatgacgaggaggaggacagGCGCGGTGGGCGCTCGCTGCAGCAGTGCGTGCAGCGGTGCCAGCAGGACCGGCCGCGGTACTCTCATGCCCGGTGCGTGCAGGAGTGCCGGGACGACCAGCAGCAGCACGGAAGGCACGAGCAGGAGGAGCACGGCCGTGGCCGTGGCCGGCACGGCGAGGGAGAGCGTGAGGAGGAGCAGGGCCGTGGCCGTGGGCGGCACGGCCAGGGAGAGCGTGAGGAGGAGCAGGGCCGTGGACgtgggcggcgcggcgagggagAGCGTGATGAGGAGCACGGGGATGGCCGCCGGCCGTACGTGTTCGGCCCGCGCAGCTTCCGCCGCATCATCCGGAGCGACCACGGGTTCGTCAAGGCCCTTCGCCCGTTCGACGAAGTGTCCAGGCTCCTCCGGGGCATCAGGAACTACCGTGTCGCCATCATGGAGGTGAACCCGCGCGCGTTCGTCGTGCCGGGACTCACGGACGCAGACGGCGTCGGCTACGTCGCTCAAG gcGAGGGGGTGCTGACGGTGATCGAGAACGGCGAGAAGCGGTCCTACACCGTCAGGCAAGGCGATGTGATCGTGGCGCCGGCGGGGTCCATCATGCACCTGGCCAACACCGACGGCCGGAGGAAGCTGGTCATCGCCAAGATTCTCCACACCATCTCCCTGCCCGGCAAGTTCCAG TATTTCTCGGCCAAGCCTCTCCTCGCTAGTTTGAGCAAACGCGTGCTCAGAGCGGCGTTAAAG ACCTCGGATGAGCGGCTGGGTAGTCTCTTGGGCAGCCGCCAaggcaaggaggaggaggagaagtcCATCTCCATCGTCCGCGCGTCAGAGGAGCAGCTCCGCGAGCTGCGTCGCGAGGCGTCCGAGAGCGGGCAGGGCCACCACTGGCCTCTCCCCCCGTTCCGCGGCGACTCGCGCGACACCTACAACCTCCTGGAGCAGCGCCCCAAGATCGCCAACCGCCATGGCCGCCTCTACGAGGCCGACGCCCGTAGCTTCCACGCCCTCGCCCAACACGACGTCCGCGTCGCCGTGGCCAACATCACGCCG GGTTCTATGACCGCGCCCTACCTGAACACCCAGTCGTTCAAGCTCGCCGTCGTGCTGGAAGGCGAGGGcgaggtggagatcgtgtgccCGCACCTCGGCCGCGACAGCGAGCGCCGCGAGCAAGAGCACGGCAAGGGCAGGTGGGGCGAGGAAGAGGAGGACGACCGGCGGCAGCAACGCCGACGCGGGTCCGGCTCCGGCTCCGAGTCCGAGTCTGAGGAGCAGCAGGATCAGCAGAGGTACGAGACGGTCCGCGCGcgggtgtcgcgcggctcggcgTTCGTGGTGCCCCCCGGCCACCCGGTGGTGGAGATCGCCTCGTCCCGCGGCAGCAGCAACCTCCAGGTGGTGTGCTTCGAGATCAACGCCGAGAGGAACGAGCGGGTGTGGCTCGCCGGGAGGAACAACGTGATCGCCAAGCTGGACGACCCCGCCCAGGAGCTCACCTTCGGCAGGCCCGCGAGGGAGGTGCAGGAGGTGTTCCGCGCCAAGGATCAGCAGGACGAGGGCTTCGTCGCCGGACCCGAGCAGCAGGAGCAGGAGCGCGGGGACCGCCGTCGTGGTGACCGCGGGCGCGGCGACGACGCCGTGGGGGCCTTCCTGAGGATGGCGACCGGCGCGCTCTGA